The genome window AAGAATgttttcagcaccttgttgaatcattgccacgtagaattaaggcagttctgaaggcgaaagggggtcaaacacagtattagtatggtgttcctaataatcctttaggtgagtgtacatgcACGGTGTCTACATCGCCAAATCTATGCTGCTAATACACAAATGAGTTCACTATTGAAGGAAACAAAGCTGTAGAATAAACAGGAAGTCATTTGTCACCTAAATGCATCCTTAAAATTATTGAAATGATGTTAACTCATCTGCCTTACCCATGAACCTTAAATATGTTTAAGCCATCAGCACTTTCTTCATTGGCTAGCTATCCAAACCCTCTTGCATTGCTGCTTTCTAAGCCAAGCACAAAATGTTCCCTCAATTCCTGTTCctcaattacatattttttcaaAGACAACTTTATTAACAACCAGAATCACATTTGTCTGTTTCGACAGTTGGCCGTAGAAGTAAGTGCTTCAATTAAATTTAAAGTTCAAGCCCTCATCTACCCCGTGCTCCAGATTCTGGACCTCAACACTCCCTCCCGCCAGCAAAATCGCAATATGCCTATCCTGAAGGGTACCCTCACGGCCCGCTTTGTACTAGAGTACCTTAACGGATCTCAAGACCTTGTTCCCTCTTTGCTGGCTAACAAGCACTCAGCTCTGAATCTGGGTCAGGAGGTAGAAGCCGCCAAAGCGAAGATCAACTGGACCAAGCTTCTTCCGGTGGCCGTTCAAAAGAACTATAAGCCAGTGGAGCCACTTCAGGGTGACCCAAAGCTGGATGAGATGCTGCCAGGGTTGCTGGATGTAAGAGTATCTCCTTTATTAGCTGAACAGGAAGTGTTGAAGATCGTGCCGCCCGCCTACATCATGACCTGTGAGCATGACGTTCTGAGAGATGATGGACTGATGTACGCCAAACGATTGGAGGAAGCTGGAGTGCCTGTTACTGTTGATCACTATGAAGATGGTTTTCATGGATGCATGAGTTTTGCTTTCGGGTCCTCTCCATTTGAGGTTGCAGTGCGAAGTTTTGGGAACTACATGAAGTGGTTGAAGGAGAACCTGTAGCAgaggttttttatttatatagag of Paramisgurnus dabryanus chromosome 22, PD_genome_1.1, whole genome shotgun sequence contains these proteins:
- the LOC135740253 gene encoding neutral cholesterol ester hydrolase 1-like, whose product is MRLVLFGTILLSIAVAYYSYLPLPSTISEPWKLMFTDAVIRAILDVSFLAHDIGLCRHPFGFVKYFMSGNEIHSPQSSPGVRVTDTSFAGVEARVFESTTEGPQKGLKRAVVYFHGGGWALSSAKMPAYDLQCRKMAEELDAVVISVEYRLAPEGRFPDQYNDALQASKHILTAEVLAQYSIDPERVAVSGDSAGGNLAAAVSQQLAVEVSASIKFKVQALIYPVLQILDLNTPSRQQNRNMPILKGTLTARFVLEYLNGSQDLVPSLLANKHSALNLGQEVEAAKAKINWTKLLPVAVQKNYKPVEPLQGDPKLDEMLPGLLDVRVSPLLAEQEVLKIVPPAYIMTCEHDVLRDDGLMYAKRLEEAGVPVTVDHYEDGFHGCMSFAFGSSPFEVAVRSFGNYMKWLKENL